The nucleotide window gcatcatcacTAATAGAAGCTAAATTTgtgacatgttttgatgtcacAAATCAAACTTTGTGGCAATGAAATTTCATCACAAGACTTGGTATAATCGACTCAATTATTAGGTTGTTTAAGATATCTTATGATAACATCATAGTAATTTTCTTCTATAAGAGTAGTAAGTACTATTATAGTTCCAAGCATATCGAGATAGGGTATTTGGTGGTtaaagaaagagtccagaaacaataTGTATCAATTGAGAACCTGAGCACCACCTTAATGATTGCTGATTCATTTGCTAAAGTTTTAcggtctaaaatattttttaaaaaatattcttagaATAGAGCTTGTGAGAAAACCCTGATGCATGTTTAAGTAGATACTATTATTAATACATTAAAGAGAAATTATAAATCTTCTGTAATCTCTCGTTAGTCACATAGTCAGTCATTAAAAGACTACAACTATTCTCTCATCCTCTCTTATACCTAATCCATCGATCATAGTGATGAATGTAGTTTTTTCTTATAGATCGATATCACTATGATTTTTTGATTTGATGACGGTGCCTTTGtagattaaataaattttttttatgatatcgaAAAATACATATTGTAAATCTAATATATTGTTATCCGATTTTAATACTGGTATTAAGGTTTCttcacataataataatataatataagtttTTATACTTATACATATTTGTAATATATCTCTAGCTTTATCCTCATATAAGCTTAAGTCGACGTGTCATAATCCCAATTGATAGGATCATCAAATCTTTATATATCAATTTAAATATGTAATCAGATTAGATGCCCGAAAAAATGGAGGATCACTTACTTGTTTAATATGCGGGAGAGTGGGAAATGCTTGCTTAACAATTAAGCATTGCTTGAGCTGAAGGAAATGGTGGAAGGATAAAAGAATTCCCGAGCAGATCATAGGGTACATATAATCCACTACGAATACCACGATGGATGGATGTGATTCGCGAACTGGGATCCCCCAACTCCCCCTTACGAACCAGGGAGAGAGAAGCATCCTCGTGCCCACGTGTTCTACCAAGCGGAGCCCGTTCGGAGGACCGGCGATGGCCCACGAGCCATTAACTCCGATGTCTTAGatatcaccggaaggttcgtggaATTGCGTTCGCATCACGAGAGACGACTCCTTCGTGCATGTCGTCCCTGTCTTGGCGTTTTAGGGTGACACGAGCAAAACGGACACGGTCGGTGGTCGCATGGCTCTGCAGGTGGTGGTCTCGGGGAGTGGCTCCCCCGTAGCATTTCATCCCCATCGGCCTGAGGCCGACAAGTTCACGTGTCGCTCCTAGTCGACGTACATCAGTCTCCCAGAGCCCTCTGAAGTGTTGCTGCCACCAAATCTGACCATCGGCAAAGCATTCAACGCAGCAGCGGCAGAATGAATACCTTTTCCATCGCTAAGCCAATGACCCACCCCTCCACCGAAACAATAGATGTGGCTTACGTCGGAGGAGTACCGGCTTCTTGCCTTCCAAATGTGATGGCAAGCAAAACAAAAGAGAGCCACACCGTCCTCCAGAGAGTATCATGCAAGCGAGTAAGATATCGGTGTCAGGATGAAGCCAATGGTGTGGGTCATTCTTCTGCCCACATCCCAAGGAGAATGTTTGCAGGGAGCCCACATCCGGGAAATCAATTAAATGTTTCCGAGGAAGTAGAGTGGCCTCCTTGTTTCCATGTAGAAAGGCATGGGAGAGGAGGGTGGTGGTGAGTGGGTGCAGGAATCATTAGCCGCAAGACTTGTGCTGAGGCAGGTGAAGTCTGCAATTTCCATGCCTCACGACCCAAGCTTTCTTCCTCATCCAACTGGCACTGCAACTCCTAAGAAACCTGTTTAATGCtggtagtatatatatatatatatatatatatatatataattaattaattaattcgaAGGAAAAAGTTCCTCGACGGGGAGAGTGTGGGCATGCCAACCTATTCCAGTCTATCTTAAGCTTCTCGTGGTGCTTTCATAGTTGGGAGAATCTCGCTGGAATGATGAGACGTGACATCTCAGACTGGTGCAAGAGGGCGACACAAACGACAAGAAGAACATGCATGCCAACGTGAATTGACGTACACAAAATCCCTGTTTCTCGAGATACAAAGTAGAGCAGTACAACTGTAGTTTTCCCTTCTGCCCCCGTTTTTGGCCAATACAAATCTGATGCATAGTCCGCACAGTCGCCACACTACGACTCTGTTGCCTAACCCAACCAAACACTATCACAAACGCTACCCATTCTTCTTCTCCATCTCCAGCGAACCAGGCGATGGACCACTACTAGCAAGGAGGTGTATCACCTCCCTTTGTCATCACTGCACAgaaacaaaggaagaaaaaatgtgGGTTCTCTGGCCTAACCAAAGGCTACTTTTGCATCGTAAGATATCATTTTGAAGCCGACCTAAAAAGAAGCTTCATGCTGCTGAAAAATGAAGGCtgtaaaagaagagaagaagggagTGATGGAGAGATACGAAGAAGGAACTTCATGTGGCTTCTGTCTTTTGTTAGTGCTGAGCCAACCGAGACCTAATGGATAAGCATAGTGTGTTGATTCCTACCATGAGCCTCCTCCACCGAACATACCATTCCAAAAACCAGGAGTGGCCACACCTTCCTCCCTGCTATTCTCCAACTCGGGAGTCGTGCTTGTATCAGCCACTCCTGGCTTTACGTCTTCGAACGGGAACAAGAGCCTTCCATGAGCACTCTCCTGCATCCCCTGCAGAGCCCCGtacccgccgctactcccgcctcgtcttccttcccctcctcctcctcctcctccaccaattCCCTCTATCGGGAAGTTGAATGCAGGAGCCCTGAATTCCTGCAACCCAAATCCAGTTGGGTATTCCGGCAGTGGCACCGGCACGAATGTCCCGATCTCTCTCGCTGTCATTCCACTACTCAGCAGCTCCATGGCTGAGAGAGCACCAAGTGCATTGCATGGGATGCTTCTACTACTGGTGCTGCTATTGTTGTTGACGGTACTGCTCTCCAAGCTGGGGAAGTCGTTGTACTCGGGGAGTCCGGGGCGGGGGAAGGCCATGTTGAGATCTTGTCCCTCATGGAACTTACGAGAAGTAGAGAGGGAGAAGGGAGGGGAGACGTGCTCGGTTGGAAGCTTCTTAGGATTTGACACTAATGCTGATGCCGCTGTGGCGGTGGAAGAGGTGGCGGTGGTGGCGGCGGTGGAAAGGAAAGACTTCTTGTTCTTCCTTGAGCCACCACCGACGGGAACATTTCTGAGGGATCCACCCTCGGTCCAATACCTCCTGCAGGTCTTGCAGAAGTATCTGGGCTGAGTGaggctgtagttgttgtagtagcagaacttggtgttggtggagTTGCACCGGGGGCAATTGAGGGCCTGCTCCTTCTGCGGCCTAGCCCTGCGCTCCGTCACCACCTGCGACATGGCTGTGGAGCAAGTATTGCTcgcagtggtggtggtggtggagggggaggaggatGCAGAGGGCACCAGCTGCATGGGCTTCGCCAGCCCTGTCTCCTGAAGAGCAACAAAACCGCAACCCCATGCGGACCAATAATTAGACATACAAAACATTAGCAAACATCTATATATGTTGGAGAGCTGTAGATATCCACGATTACATGAAAAGGATGATCCGAGGGAAATCAGAAAAGATGAAAGAGAAATCAGACTCACTTGGTACACCAACCTGTTCATGCCTTTGCTTTACCTCACAAGctaaaaaggaggagaaagagaaagggagaagaaaagaaggtagAAAAAGAAAGTGATTTGCTTCTTTCAAGGATTAAAGAGGAAGCCATGACAGTATCATAAGAGATGATGTACCAGGAGATCCAACACAAAGAATGAAAAGACCCAACAAAGCGCCATGCCCTCCCTCACATATCCACAGACCATTTACCTGACGCCACTGAGCAGCATCCATGCGATCCGGATGAAGctgagagaagaagaggaagaaaaaacgGCAGCTGCCCCTGGAGAAGGAACGCTTATGGACGGCGGTGGAATCGCGGTGCGGTGGTGCCTCTCATGGCATCGAGAAAGTAAGAATGAGATGGCTGCGGTGAGAGGACGCGAGTCCGCCAAAGCTTACCATTTGTGCGGGCGGTCTTGTCCATTGCTGCCCGTTCGCCGTGTGTGATTCGAGTGCACGAGCGAGACGGCAAGGTGGGGCCGTGACGCAAGTGCGGACGCTGACGTGGTACGTTCCTGCGATGGAGAGCTGTTGTGTGGGGCCGGCGACATGAGTTGTCCACAGACGGGATTCCGCCAAGCGGGGCCCCACTTCTCGTGCCGATGGGAGGAGAATTGCGGGTACAAAACCATCGAGATCTTGCACTCCCTGCCACGTGGCGCACTCCCGTGCCTTGCGATTGGAAGATAGATCAGATGATGCATTTTTGGGCTTTTTGATGAATCAGCTGTTGGTGGCGGGGGAAAGGAGGAGTTTTGACCCGATCGGGATCGGATCGACATGGTCGACGGGTTGGGTTGAGCCGATTTAAGTTATCGGATCGATATTTACGTGGATCCACATCCGATTCGTGGACAGGTTAAAAGTCTCCATCCAATTGATGATCTTATGGGTGCCATTGATTTGAACGAGCTTTATGCTTATGCAGACCGTAGGATGACGTTATGAACATAAAACACGAAAGTTAACTCGTACCGTACGATGACTTTACATCCAAATAACGCCCCCGAAACAGTTCGGGGGGGAAACAATGGCCACCGTTCGAAGCAACAATCAAGTACGCACACGAATCTCAAAGCGGCGTTATCAACTCAAATAGGCAGGATTCGTTTTGTTCGGGCGCTTAACGGTGGTGACGCGAGTCGTGACTGAAGCGGCTGCGAGTGGTCGGCACGGCTATAATTGCTCATTACGATGCCGCTCGATAACATCATGGTCCGAAGGCCCCCCCGGCACCGTGCACCACGAGAGATGCCACGAGTCGGGCCCAGACGAGCATGTGTTGTCTGGTGAAAGCGACGCCCTCGGCTGACAAGCCACGTACTGAACTCCGAGGGTGATCGCAGATGTCGGGTAAAGCGCGAAACGCATACAGTGCGTATCGGATCAAAAGAACAGGAGAACGATTCCGAGTGTCGACCATCCATGTCCGCTGTGCCCTcttcctcccctctctctctccccgccTCGTCAAGTCGATCGTTGTGCGTGCACTTTGGCTCCCAAGGCAAGCAAAGAATGGCTGTGGACTCCATGAACACTCCACGATGTCGTCCTGGTGGGATCTGCTGCCGCTGTCAATAGATTTAATATGATACAAAATATTGAAGTGCTCTTGTGATGTTCCTCTTTGTCTTCCACTGGCTTCGTCGTCCTATCATTTTACACTAAACGACAAGCTGCGTTGCTGTGCTTTGATGCTCTCGCTGTTCCCTTTTGTCCGCAGGCAACACAGATAGATGGTTAAGCAGACAATTTGCCTTTCTATTACAGGTGTATGGCTTAAGGCAGCCATTCACTCATCAAATCTAAATGtgtatgtattggttgagagacaaGTCTCTTGTGGGAACTATTCGCTGGTCGTTTCCCAGTCTTCTCCACTTGCAGAAAAGGATGGACGGCGGAATTTATTCTCGTGCGCAGAAAGCTGCGGCGCAATGAATGATGACGATCTGAGTTAAGCTGCTGGGTTCTCACATCCGAGACAAGTTTCCACGTTATATGTATTTAATATCTCAAGACAGAACTACTAATTTCGGCAGATTGGTTTTAATTTTCGATTCCCTATGTCTCGAGTGGCCGACGCACAAAAGGATAAAATATAGCTTTTGTTTTACAACAAAAAGAAATACTGATTGAtgtctttcattttttttcattACGGGCAGACCTCACATCGACAAAGTACTCGATGCACAAAACATCACAACAAGGAATAAAATAGAACGTGAAGCTCGAGATTGCAGCCACTATGTGGGGGGCCAGAAAGAGATAgagactgtgtgtgtgtgtgtgtatcggATGGGAGTCTTACCCAATCCCACCTACAAACCTGTCACCCAACATGCCCCTTTTCTCTCTCAAGAAATTGACAGTTTACACTGTTCAGACGAAATGCATTGATCGAACAAGGCTATGACAGAATTCTCTACTCAACCAACAACAAAAGTAAAAGCACATAGGCTAACATGTTAAAAGCATCTGTGTCAGATCTACTAAGAGAATAGTTGACAAAATGGAAAAAGAATGGGCATAAAGGTCAATCTCAGCCCTCTGTCTTCTCTGCAGATGGGAGGCCATAAACGCATTCATTTTTCCCTCACTAAGGCCAGATTAGGTTACCAACGATATCTTCAAATGAAACGAACAGTATGTTTTCTTGGTTGGCGAAGTTGTACCAGAAGACATGAAGTTGGAAGGTGAGACGGTTCAGTCTTCTCTGTCTTCTCTGCAGATGGTAGGCCATGAACGCATTCATTTTTCCCTCACCAAGGCCAGATTAGGTTACAAAAGATATCTTCAAATATTCTTACAACAACAGAATCAAGGTGGAAGCCATGCAGAAAGCCTGAAACGAACAGTAGgttttcttggtttgatgaagttGGAAGGAGAGAAGGTTCAGTCGTTCAACTTGCAAACTGCCACAAATTTCTGTACTGCATTGTGATACTGGGTTCCCTGTAAAGTGGAGACAACACTGTTAAATAATCTGGGATAAGATGTATAATTTGAAACAATTTGGTTTCTATGAACTGAATATTTGTTAGGGTACCAAGCTGAATCAAATGATTATCACAATTTGTAACAATATGGGCTAAATTATTGAGGGTTTGAAGAGGATAATTTATCCAAAACTAATCAGTCTTTCAGAATATTGAAGTACACAGCTGCAATGATTATAGTGGATATATGGCTTTTCAACTTTGGATTGAAAACTAGGACATGGTCATATCTTGAGAAAAGAAAACATTAGACTGTCCGAAAACAAAGATATCATCAGGCCAGTTTAACATATAACGGAACCAAGACAACAACGTCAGCAAGCAGGTTGAGACATTACCTCCCAGTAGAGTTGTTTGCAGTCAGTGCATTGCCAGAACTCAAGATTTCGGTCAAAAAGGCAGTCAGGAATGACCTGGAATCCCCTAGAAGCTGCAATAGCTTCTTCAATTGTCAGAGGCTTCTGAATGAAGTTTCCGTTGCATTTTGTACATCTTGACATGAGTTGTTCCTCGGAAATTTTCAACTGGAAGGTCTCAATGACCTGTCAGAACTAAACAAATCAAAACTGGCACAGAATGTAATAGTCATAATAATTCTTTTAGTGAACATAAATGTTACGACCATTGACCAGTGTATCTTTTTAGTTCGAGAACATGATTTCCTAGTCGGATTTGTTTTGTAGATCTAATTTTGTGAAAACTACACACATAACCGAGATTGCTTCTTTGAGATGTTATAACTCATTAAACGACACAGGCAAAATAACATAACAAAAAGAACTTTTCTCAAAAGAATCAGGTCTTACTGACTGACACAACGAGAAGATGAAAATGAAAAGGAAAAGGTCAAGTGGCCAAGATGAACCAGAGCACCAATTTGAGGTACTGATCTGAAAGAGAATGGGTTCGGATTTCACTCCTGATACTTAagatataagatatttaataataataagtgGAATGAAGTGCATACTGCACCTAATATGGGTGATTTAATGGATATGTTTAATGCTTCATATAAAGTAGCAAAATAGAAATCTAAAAGTTCTAAAAATGACTGAGATGTTGTAGTTGGTTGTTCAAGTGATTTTGGATTCCAAGATGACAGTTAAATTAGTAAACAACTGCATCATTCAATTACACTAAGAGCACATTTATATTACTATAAGTAAACCACTGAAGTGAATTTATAGTCAAAGTGATCTGAGTTCTTGTGTTAATTCACCAAAAATAAGATGCAATTATGAAGTGAAGTTCCAAGAGGCCAAAAAAATTGAAGGTGGTCTTTTGTGCAAAGAGCTCCAGAATCATTTTAGGGGAAATGGGAACAGGAGATTTCGTTATTTCATTTGAATTTTGTAGAGCTCAATTTTGGTGCTTTTCTGAAAACCAAATACTACTTGTGATTGATTGGAAAAAAAATCAGAGCTCACTTCCCCCTTAATTATGTAGTTAGGCTTTTATATAGCTAATTTCACCTTGAGCCTGAACCATGGAAGTCCTAGGTCATCTGAAGTGCATTCCACTAGATATTTTTAGCCTGCAATTTAGTTGATTGTGAAGCCAACCACAGGCTACTAGTTATTTTTGCAGACCATCAAGTAGCTAGCAATGGCAATGAATCAGCAATCAAGATTTGTCGAGAGCAACCTATGATAACCAACTGCGGCTCTACGGATTGTTTACCAATCTAATAACAGATGGTAATACCAACTATGTTAAATGATGAGTGATCACCCTCCAATGTCCTAACAAAGGCGACAATCTGTCAGCAAATGAAATTGGGGTTTACAATGGGCTAACAATTTGCCTGCAATCACTGATAAACTAATATGGTGTGTTGATTGACTAAAATTTGGCTCACTAAAAATGTTGATTGATTAAAGATCCTCAATTGTTTGTCCCTAAAGAAGGGAAAGACAACTATGAGCAATCGCTATGTAGTAAGAGGACTGATTGACAAAATGTGCATGGTCATTGATTAGCAGTTTGTTAGTGATGGCCAGCCTGTAATCTACCAGTGGTCCACAATCATCAAATGGTGCGCTCCACCAGAGGCTAACAATCTAACAGTGGTTTCAATTGTAATCAATGGAATACAACCAATAACAGCAGTTTACAACTCTCAACAAATCCACTGAGCAACCTTCATGCTATCCATGACAACAAGGTAGTGAGTGAACTGGAGATTATCTTAATAAGAGATGTCTGATATATACTGAACAAATATTCCATGCAATTACCTCAAGTAGTTGGTCATTCTTGAGTGAACTCTTCACCTTGTATACTTGATTCCTCACCAAATATTGATATCTCAAAAGCTTGGCATCTCGTGTTAACAGGACCCTTTTCTCTTTGTATGCTTGATTCAGTAGCTGCCTACAGAAAATAGAGGTTGGATAAGAATCATATGTTTCTGTTAAAAAGAATGTGACATACACATGGTTAAGAAGAGGTACTAAAAGTCCAAATGTGTTTTCACAAACTAACCTTGGATCAGGCTTCCTTAAAAAAGGAATAGCAGCATCAATGCCAACACATCGTAGATGTTTTGCTAACCCCTCTATCTATGGATCCAAAACTGTATCTAGTTAGATTTAGTAGAATTTCCAAAATGCACATGATAAATTAAAGAAAATACACAATCAAATAACACTAACAAAAGCCTGAGTGATGCATGAAAAATAGGTCAAATATAGAAAGTAAACACGAAAGTTTTGGATAAATGTTTATACTAATTGTGCTAAAAAATAGTATAAAAACATATAAGAAAATCTATATAGACCATCTGTTAAAGATCAAGAAAGCAATTAATAAGAAAATATAAGTTTTCAGGACAATATCATAAGGACCTAGTACTGGACTTCCCGCTATATTTGTTGAATTCATATGTGATCCAATTTTAGATCAAGCTCTGATTTGAAAGCCAAATgtgattatataatttatatgCATCTTATGTAAACCATCATTAAATACAGTTCTAAATTCATCTGATAGTGAATACATTATTTCATGATACTCGACATACCATACATTCTTTCGTTGTCTCCTACGAAACAAGCTTCATAATATTATTCCTTGTTTATACTGTAAAATTGGTTAATTTAGTAAAGTAATCTCTAGTAGAAATCTTTAGGAGGCCTATTCTTTCAAATTGGAGAATACTCCAACAGCAATTGGTTGCTTCCAAATCATGACCAACCAATTTTAAACAATATGACTTGATCCGATCCAATCCAATAGTTGAATTACAAGTTCATTATCTAGGTGAAAATCAAACCTTCATTTTGGAAGCCTGAAGTTTGTAAAAATCAaagttatagtttatataacctgAACCGAGCAAATCCAATTATAGTCAAACTTCATAATGTTAGTTCAGATTTCAGGCCCTGACTATCATGATTTTATTCTAAcattatgcttttggatactATCTTGCAACCATTAGATTTAAGATTCAAATGTAAATGAAGGTGGTACTAATAGTAAAATTAACAATCCACAAACCAAAGAATATTTGACTGAATTGGTTCATAATTGACTAAATTTTGATCGGATTGAGGTCAATCTGGATCTTATCAATCTAGAATGAGCAAGATTCTGCTTAGGAAAGTAAATGCTTATTTTAGCATTGTTAGGGTGAAATCAGTTCATAATCAGGTATATAGAATAATACCACTATTAGTTTGAGTTTTTAGTTAAAAATCTGATAAATGTAATTTTGAGGTCATGAATTAACAAGAACACATTCGTcgaatacagtgatgcctattttGGGCAGTATTTCGGGTGGGCAAGCCTTGATACAAATGATAAGAATCTTAATTCATGACCTAGATGACTATAATTCAACTCGCAAAAATAAGCTCTCTGCTTGTAGGGGTAGGACTGTGTGCCTGCCTAACTTTTCTGTCACTTGTCAGCTTTAGCCCCCTTTTGAATTAGTTCTATGGCCTGAACTTTTGAATATCAAACCCCCAATCTTGATGCATGCTAAATGATTCAACACCTCAACTGATGCTGAAGAGAGATCCCATATAGACGGAAGCCTTATGTACTAGGCTCACTTTAGGGATGTCTATTTTCCCTAATGACATAAAAAGTAACAAGAACACACGAGAAAGCCTCACTACAAAGTCAATGACCATAAGCAATCAAAACTAGCAGCAGCGATACAAATATTAAGCAGTGCACAAAGAAAAGTCTCATACCATCACATCACATAAAAACTTTGGGCTTCCATCCCCACCGAAGGATACATCCCATGGTGGAGGGCCTTGCCAATCTTCATCACAAGTCAATTTCTCTTTGTTCTTTGCATTTCCAGATGACTGCTTTTTCTCTTTTCGTCTTGAGGTCCGAGGTATTTTGTCTGATTCCTTCAACATAATTTTTTCGCCATGTCTCCTGACATTGTTCGAGAGACAATCATCAAGCTGAAATATATATATCAACAAGAAGGCCATAAGGTGGGTATAACTGCAAAATGtctcaaaagagaaaattttaaaatcacgtGATCTGACCATATCAGATGATTCACAACATTCAGTAAACAATTTGTTGGAGCCTGATTCTGGGATGATTTCCTTTTCTATAACAGTGGCAATGAAATTCTGTCCAGGAGGACTAGGTTGTGATTTGGCTGCTGCTACAATCATTCAAAGTTAACAAAAGAAATTGAACAGCATTTCAAAGGATCTGTTCTgcaagaaaatttaagaaataaaaatccTAACTAATCATTATCTAGCAAAAAATCTAGTGATAAGACCCAAAAGACTTTTATAAGATAGAAAATTACCAAGAAaagaaaatgaatcagaaagatTAAATGAAGGTAGGAAATCCTGATAGAGTTGTCATGCTAGATATAACTTACAAAATTACAGCCAAGAATTTCAGTATCATATAATCATGACATGCTACCATCGTACAACATAGCAGGTGCCAAGGCATGTGTTCTCCCAATTATTACACCTAGGACTCAACAAGTGTGTTCACATAATTCCAGTATGATATGACCAGGGCAACTAAGCATTCCTTTAAAGAGGCGTCCAATTACAGAAGGCTCTGCAAATGAAAATAGAAGACTGGTGGGATGCAATAATTGCTTAGAACAAAAGTCAGATCTAGCAATGGGAAAACATCGTGTGATGAGATTAAAGGCTACCAAAATTTTGTAGCTATTGGTATTGGTGAAGTTGGCTCAACCCAAGCAGAAGGCTTGATAAGACTATAAAGTGAATTTGAGGTCTCCAAAGAGACTTGTTTTTAGGGTACTGAAATCAGTGGCTATTATAATAAGTCCAATACTTTAATAATTTTAGTACCGATTATTTCTTGAATCGATCATCATGAGGCAGGATAATAACCTCATGCAATTGTCCATCAGCTCTTAATGATCTTAACTTTCACTTTCATGTTAAAATATAACCGTTGAACCTCATGAACTACAGGATTTATAACACACCAGAAGTCCATTCGTATAGGCTATTCTATTGACCATAAGAGAAGGCCAGTGAAAAATTAGAAAAAGAAGGCAGAAGCACTTCAAGAATATTCCCGTCACCACTGTCACTTTTACATctattttctttgttcttttttcttttctgttcttatcagcatcaaaagattttttttctaaataccTATTTGATTAAGGCAGTCACCGCAAATATAAGAGAGagtatattttgtatcaatatccTGAATTTGGCTTTGCTACTATACTTGTGAGCTGTGAAATGAATGTCAGCTTAGTGAATTTGGGGAATAGAGAGGCAAAAGAATGATGGCTAAACCAATATCACTAGCTCAGAAGACACTAGGCTAAGCCATAGGCATTGATACACAAGACTGCTAAGTCCCCAGACTTCTAAAACTTGTCACATAACcaacaaaaaaaattgatatgGAAAATTTCGTCATTGTCCATCACACTGAAAAGTAAGATAATACAACACAAGTTCAACAAAAAGAATGTACTGTGGAAATTTGATCAGGACATATACATATAATAATAGTTCCAAGCTTACAGAGTATATACCTTTGGTGATTATTTTTTGCtggaagacatcaaatatttcaaGCAAGTAATACGCATCAGCTGCAGCATATAATATCTGCTGTTCACTTAGAGGACGGCATGACCAGTCACTGCATTGGAGTTCCTGTAGAAAGAAATTGTTGAGCAATAACTCCAGGTGATGTTTGAAGTCCAATATagaaaattatatgatgcttcaGGTCATTTTTAAATTCTACTTTAGTCAACTCATACAAAATGAAGAATAGAAAAGGATATACAAAATAGGAAGGGTACTTGCAGACATGGAAGAACACATGATATGGAGCCATTTGTGGTATTTTGATGGAGTACTAAGGCCTTTAATGAAAGCCAACGAAAGCCACTATCCATTAGATATATTACATATTAACATGAAAAAGAAATCCAGAAGTCTATAAGAAACCTCATGCAACAACCAACCTTTGATAAAGAGACATTAAGAACTTCCTTGCAGATAGCTGCTAAGCTTTTAGTATCCTTTGGATGTTTTTTACCCATGGTTGGATTCTTTAGGTGATGGTAAATGCTGGTGATATCCATAAAAGGCTCCACCTGTCCCAGAAAGACATAGTTATCATTTCAAAGAAGTGAGAACCATTAAATTAACATTAAAGAAAAGGTCCCAGATTCAAAGAAAAACTAGCATTACAAACTTCAACATTCCATTGTAGTTCCTACTTGTAGGCCACCAATTATAT belongs to Musa acuminata AAA Group cultivar baxijiao chromosome BXJ3-5, Cavendish_Baxijiao_AAA, whole genome shotgun sequence and includes:
- the LOC135638899 gene encoding uncharacterized protein LOC135638899 isoform X3, whose amino-acid sequence is MEPIQPERPPPPMMEIHMVAAADSPEFSLLCWALRSSPVVGLDAEWKPNRTIRLHHQDTVGGGDSAPAADLPARSFPTVSLLQIACRVRRRPSDPVVGDSPVFLVDLLSVPLVALWSPLRDMFESSSVIKLGFKFKQDLVYLSSTFSANGCDPGFDRVEPFMDITSIYHHLKNPTMGKKHPKDTKSLAAICKEVLNVSLSKELQCSDWSCRPLSEQQILYAAADAYYLLEIFDVFQQKIITKAKSQPSPPGQNFIATVIEKEIIPESGSNKLFTECCESSDMLDDCLSNNVRRHGEKIMLKESDKIPRTSRRKEKKQSSGNAKNKEKLTCDEDWQGPPPWDVSFGGDGSPKFLCDVMIEGLAKHLRCVGIDAAIPFLRKPDPRQLLNQAYKEKRVLLTRDAKLLRYQYLVRNQVYKVKSSLKNDQLLEVIETFQLKISEEQLMSRCTKCNGNFIQKPLTIEEAIAASRGFQVIPDCLFDRNLEFWQCTDCKQLYWEGTQYHNAVQKFVAVCKLND
- the LOC135638899 gene encoding uncharacterized protein LOC135638899 isoform X2 translates to MEPIQPERPPPPMMEIHMVAAADSPEFSLLCWALRSSPVVGLDAEWKPNRTIRLHHQDTVGGGDSAPAADLPARSFPTVSLLQIACRVRRRPSDPVVGDSPVFLVDLLSVPLVALWSPLRDMFESSSVIKLGFKFKQDLVYLSSTFSANGCDPGFDRVEPFMDITSIYHHLKNPTMGKKHPKDTKSLAAICKEVLNVSLSKELQCSDWSCRPLSEQQILYAAADAYYLLEIFDVFQQKIITKAAKSQPSPPGQNFIATVIEKEIIPESGSNKLFTECCESSDMLDDCLSNNVRRHGEKIMLKESDKIPRTSRRKEKKQSSGNAKNKEKLTCDEDWQGPPPWDVSFGGDGSPKFLCDVMIEGLAKHLRCVGIDAAIPFLRKPDPRQLLNQAYKEKRVLLTRDAKLLRYQYLVRNQVYKVKSSLKNDQLLEVIETFQLKISEEQLMSRCTKCNGNFIQKPLTIEEAIAASRGFQVIPDCLFDRNLEFWQCTDCKQLYWEGTQYHNAVQKFVAVCKLND
- the LOC135638899 gene encoding uncharacterized protein LOC135638899 isoform X1; protein product: MEPIQPERPPPPMMEIHMVAAADSPEFSLLCWALRSSPVVGLDAEWKPNRTIRLHHQDTVGGGDSAPAADLPARSFPTVSLLQIACRVRRRPSDPVVGDSPVFLVDLLSVPLVALWSPLRDMFESSSVIKLGFKFKQDLVYLSSTFSANGCDPGFDRVEPFMDITSIYHHLKNPTMGKKHPKDTKSLAAICKEVLNVSLSKELQCSDWSCRPLSEQQILYAAADAYYLLEIFDVFQQKIITKAAAKSQPSPPGQNFIATVIEKEIIPESGSNKLFTECCESSDMLDDCLSNNVRRHGEKIMLKESDKIPRTSRRKEKKQSSGNAKNKEKLTCDEDWQGPPPWDVSFGGDGSPKFLCDVMIEGLAKHLRCVGIDAAIPFLRKPDPRQLLNQAYKEKRVLLTRDAKLLRYQYLVRNQVYKVKSSLKNDQLLEVIETFQLKISEEQLMSRCTKCNGNFIQKPLTIEEAIAASRGFQVIPDCLFDRNLEFWQCTDCKQLYWEGTQYHNAVQKFVAVCKLND